One Candidatus Hydrogenedentota bacterium genomic window, GCCGAGGACTTAACCGATGAATTTCTCTGGCAATCAATTCTTTTCCCGTACCGCTCTCTCCTTCGATCAGTACGGTCGCTTTTGCGTTGGCAACCTGTGGCAGCAGATCTAGAATCCCTTGCAGTGTTTTACTTCGCGCCACAAGTGGGCCGCTTGTCCTGCTGCCTGTGTGCTGTTTGAGCTTTGTCTTGAGCTCATTGATCTGACTCAGATCGCGATAGGTCTCAACGATCCCTACCAAATTGCCGCACTCGTCGCGGAGGAGATCCGTGTTCAGACTCACCGGAATCTTCCGACCGTCCTTGTTTTGGATCACTGTT contains:
- a CDS encoding sigma-54 factor interaction domain-containing protein gives rise to the protein TVIQNKDGRKIPVSLNTDLLRDECGNLVGIVETYRDLSQINELKTKLKQHTGSRTSGPLVARSKTLQGILDLLPQVANAKATVLIEGESGTGKELIAREIHRLSPRRDQPFVAVTCAALAEGVLESELFGHVKGAFTGAIADRLGRFEMAHRGTIFLDEIADISPLAQVKLLRVLQESEFEKVGGNKTVKVDVR